The following are encoded together in the Humulus lupulus chromosome 5, drHumLupu1.1, whole genome shotgun sequence genome:
- the LOC133779367 gene encoding nuclear pore complex protein NUP93A-like: MAIISAVQEAQKDNLRSFNDYMLKVLEEDWQKEKRDSLQRLSQISTLPRTNMIVSSSGGARSGQIVSMTSSPQASSGAFSMQLVPLANKPILEEKAPVYAEVVKNLNDARERGLPFKSATAFKGAYESLGLDASGGKSVHDALESFHVLNF; this comes from the exons ATGGCAATTATTTCAGCTGTCCAAGAAGCTCAAAAGGATAACCTCAGAAGTTTTAATGATTACATGTTGAAAGTGTTGGAG GAGGATTGGCAAAAAGAAAAACGAGATAGTCTTCAAAGATTGAGTCAAATTTCCACATTACCTAGAACTAACATGATAGTTAGCAGTAGTGGGGGTGCTCGCTCTGGTCAGATAGTGTCGATGACTTCTAGCCCTCAAGCTTCATCTGGTGCATTTAGCATGCAGCTTGTACCTCTTGCTAACAAGCCTATCCTTGAGGAAAAGGCACCTGTCTATGCTGAAGTTGTAAAGAATctgaatgatgcaagagaacgTGGATTACCATTTAAA TCTGCGACAGCTTTCAAGGGTGCTTATGAAAGTTTAGGTCTGGATGCATCTGGTGGAAAATCCGTTCATGATGCCTTAGAATCCTTCCATGTTCTCAATTTTTGA